The following are encoded in a window of Syngnathoides biaculeatus isolate LvHL_M chromosome 3, ASM1980259v1, whole genome shotgun sequence genomic DNA:
- the LOC133498013 gene encoding ras association domain-containing protein 8-like, with the protein MIKNLNSELSWVLYVIDGAQGVCGGCDPGGVWHIPNNFLSGCCHFSCTGNWPNRPLHSNLEITGTERQLGAKECPLQHLNKLGQLASEVHFLLRRTGPSLSDRQEKSSRIIHPGLLKTQDSEPPVNFLDSHYPPMMNGTSSSCKEVLFRQILQKHRMLKVLQLQLQDLEDEMEWWKQEKASAKIPGWNCATTNELDQLEQCFRNNEAELMQNHLWSERLQEETDREQELQSGLHQIHSSVDDYSQRIEELLVRSSPENRTSTLASSREN; encoded by the exons ATGATCAAGAACTTAAATTCAGAG CTTTCGTGGGTGCTGTATGTCATTGATGGAGCTCAAGGTGTGTGTGGAGGGTGTGATCCGGGTGGTGTGTGGCATATCCCAAACAACTTCTTGTCAGGATGTTGTCATTTCTCTTGCACAGGCAATTG GCCAAACCGGCCGTTACATTCTAATCTTGAAATTACGGGCACAGAGAGGCAGCTAGGTGCCAAAGAATGTCCGCTGCAGCATCTGAATAAGCTTGGACAGTTGGCTTCAGAGGTTCATTTCCTACTGCGACGGACTGGTCCCAGCCTGAGCGATCGGCAAGAAAAATCATCCAGAATCATTCACCCTGGTCTGCTCAAAACACAAGACTCAGAGCCCCCTGTGAATTTTCTCGATTCTCACTACCCACCAATGATGAATGGCACTTCCTCCTCCTGCAAAGAGGTGCTATTTAGGCAGATTCTGCAGAAACACAGGATGCTAAAAGTCTTGCAGCTTCAGCTTCAAGATCTGGAAGATGAGATGGAGTGGTGGAAACAAGAAAAGGCATCTGCTAAAATTCCTGGATGGAACTGTGCCACCACAAATGAACTAGACCAACTGGAGCAATGCTTCAGAAATAACGAGGCAGAGTTGATGCAGAATCATTTATGGAGCGAGAGGTTACAGGAAGAAACAGACAGAGAACAAG AATTGCAGAGCGGCCTACACCAGATCCATTCATCAGTAGATGATTACAGTCAACGCATCGAAGAGCTTCTTGTCCGTTCTTCCCCCGAAAATCGGACCTCAACTCTCGCATCCAGCAGGGAGAACTGA